Proteins encoded by one window of Chondromyces crocatus:
- the sppA gene encoding signal peptide peptidase SppA translates to MILSLLLNLLRLLLLPFNLLRWWRAAPQGGYVVLEIDRALVDLPPPKRAWSPLRLMRSSPPPLSVERVRELCQLMEKDARVSGLLLEIHAVHCGAAALASLRDVLRQLRAAGKDVVAYLPRGADNQALLLAASARMVILGPGTQVAALGYAAEGVYLRRALEQLGVEPEVIARGEYKSAGEMLVRDEMSDAQREQSGALLDARYSDLVSAIAEGRKVDRATAARWIDEGPHGAAQAVGLGIVDAVAYEDELERVLGAPPRVPAARYERARRALRFRPLLPRPVLGVIEVHGAIVHRAPLTEVASPVRPGLVPGVSIPLASEERLVASLRAARQNPRIRGVVLHIDSPGGSALASDRIHHEVTRLAEVKPVVAYMSNVAASGGYYIAAGAQVIVAQPQSVTGSIGVVSARIALGPLLARLGVSIDVMKRGARADMLTASRKLDDEERAVLAREMESIYQTFLEVVARGRRKTVAEIEPLAGGRVYSGVEAHARGLVDKLGGFDVALRALRDRIGPPAARLEPVIVRVSRYVPPPPQLPQVPTPVPAVLSALGLRGASELLSIASQSGGERALTWYPGEEH, encoded by the coding sequence ATGATTCTGTCGCTTCTTCTCAACCTCCTCCGCCTCCTCCTGTTGCCCTTCAACCTCCTGCGCTGGTGGCGCGCGGCGCCGCAGGGCGGTTACGTCGTCCTGGAGATCGATCGGGCGCTCGTCGACCTCCCGCCCCCGAAGCGAGCCTGGTCTCCGCTGCGGTTGATGCGCTCGTCACCACCGCCGCTGTCGGTGGAGCGGGTCCGCGAGCTGTGCCAGCTCATGGAGAAGGATGCTCGCGTGAGCGGGCTGCTGCTCGAGATCCACGCGGTGCACTGCGGGGCTGCGGCGCTCGCTTCGCTGCGTGACGTGCTCCGGCAGCTCCGCGCAGCGGGCAAGGATGTGGTGGCTTACCTGCCGAGGGGGGCCGACAACCAGGCGCTCCTCCTGGCCGCGTCGGCGCGGATGGTGATCCTCGGGCCAGGGACGCAGGTGGCGGCGCTCGGCTACGCGGCCGAGGGCGTCTACCTGCGGCGGGCGCTGGAGCAGCTCGGGGTGGAGCCCGAGGTGATCGCGCGCGGTGAGTACAAGAGCGCGGGCGAGATGCTGGTGCGGGACGAGATGAGCGACGCGCAGCGGGAGCAGTCGGGGGCGCTGCTGGATGCGCGCTACAGCGATCTGGTCTCCGCGATCGCCGAGGGGCGGAAGGTGGATCGGGCGACGGCGGCGCGCTGGATCGACGAGGGGCCGCACGGTGCTGCGCAAGCGGTGGGGCTGGGCATCGTGGACGCAGTGGCTTACGAGGATGAGCTGGAGCGGGTGCTGGGGGCGCCGCCGCGGGTGCCGGCCGCGCGCTACGAACGGGCGAGGCGCGCGCTGCGCTTCCGGCCGCTGCTGCCACGTCCGGTGCTCGGGGTGATCGAGGTGCACGGCGCCATCGTCCACCGCGCGCCGCTCACCGAGGTGGCGTCGCCCGTGCGGCCGGGGCTCGTGCCCGGGGTGTCGATCCCGCTCGCGAGCGAGGAGCGGCTCGTGGCGAGCTTGCGGGCGGCGCGGCAGAACCCGCGCATCCGCGGCGTGGTGCTGCACATCGACTCGCCCGGGGGCAGCGCGCTCGCCTCCGACCGGATCCACCACGAGGTGACGCGCCTCGCGGAGGTGAAGCCGGTGGTGGCGTACATGTCGAACGTGGCGGCGAGCGGCGGCTACTACATCGCGGCGGGCGCGCAGGTGATCGTCGCGCAGCCGCAGTCGGTGACCGGCTCGATCGGCGTGGTGTCGGCGCGCATCGCGCTCGGCCCCTTGCTCGCGCGGCTGGGCGTGTCGATCGACGTGATGAAGCGTGGCGCGCGCGCGGACATGCTCACCGCCTCGCGCAAGCTCGACGACGAGGAGCGCGCGGTGCTGGCGCGCGAGATGGAGTCCATCTACCAGACCTTCCTGGAGGTGGTTGCGCGGGGGCGCCGCAAGACGGTGGCGGAGATCGAGCCGCTCGCGGGCGGGCGCGTCTACAGCGGGGTGGAGGCGCATGCGCGCGGGCTGGTGGACAAGCTCGGCGGTTTCGACGTGGCCTTGCGCGCGCTGCGCGATCGCATCGGTCCCCCCGCCGCGCGCCTGGAGCCGGTGATCGTGCGGGTCAGCCGGTACGTGCCGCCGCCGCCCCAGCTCCCTCAGGTGCCCACCCCGGTCCCGGCGGTGCTGTCGGCCCTCGGTTTGCGCGGTGCATCCGAGCTGCTGTCGATCGCGTCGCAATCCGGCGGGGAGCGGGCGCTGACCTGGTACCCCGGCGAGGAGCATTGA
- a CDS encoding vitamin B12-dependent ribonucleotide reductase, with protein MGQSEIVGEAGKVEGLNGKAARASRSTLGNGTGGGPVTSSSARNGTGRRPVTGSSAVKVKVKKGVTRTRGLSFERRYTTKGTDPLDEVTWERRSSVINNPDGSVVFKMEGAEIPSDWSQLATDIVVSKYFRKAGLHGNKDLGETSVRQVVHRLAKTIREAGERFGGYFSSTREADAFEAELSYLLVNQYGAFNSPVWFNCGLFQRYEITGSGGNYAANLDAKAGAPDEIVETQNAYERPQCSACFIQAVQDDLMSIYELVKSEARLFKYGSGTGTNFSSIRGKQEKLSGGGTSSGLMSFLEVFDRAAGATKSGGTTRRAAKMVCLDMDHPEIVDFINWKVREEKKAHALIAAGYSSDFNGDAYHTISGQNSNNSLRVTDDFMRAATTGGIWETRSRTTGEVIDSLNGKELWHMIAEAAWGCADPGVQYDTTINKWHTCPNTGRINASNPCSEYMFLDDSACNLSSLNLTKFLGEDGTFDVEGYRHAVRVFFVAQEILVDYSSYPTKPIAKNSHDYRPLGLGYANLGTLLMLLGLPYDSDEGRAVAASLTSIMCGHAYKVSAEMAATKGPFAGFSRNREPMLRVMGMHREAAYAIDRDRCPEALWRAACADWDEALKLGQEHGYRNAQSTVLAPTGTIGLLMDCDTTGVEPDFSLVKFKKLAGGGYFKIVNQSVPEALRRLGYAELEVQEIVAYVSGTNTLLAAPHVNRASLKELGLTTEDLAKVEATIPGVFDLDLAFGPWILGEETYDRLGVTRDQRARFGFSLLEYLGFTRAQIEEANETIVGRMTIEGAPHLRDEHYAVFDCANRCGKKGKRFLAPMSHVKMMAAVQPFLSGAISKTVNLPNDATVEDVQRIYEEGWRLGLKAVALYRDGCKASQPLSSTSDSKKADKAEAAMPVASSPAAVVVSPRSAREADRSRLRLPKKRRGFTQEARVGGHKIYIRTGEYVDGSLGEIFIDLHKEGAAFRSLMNCFAMAVSIGLQYGVPLETFVEQYTFTRFEPQGIVEGHEYIRLSTSIVDYIFRTLGVEYLGRYDLAQVQPASNAIQDPSESRAQESQTPAYTAEVPVPHVERSASALDAQLEDMMGDAPVCDGCGHITVRNGACYKCLNCGNSMGCS; from the coding sequence ATGGGCCAGTCGGAGATTGTGGGCGAAGCGGGCAAGGTCGAGGGACTGAATGGCAAGGCAGCCCGCGCATCGAGGTCGACATTGGGGAACGGTACAGGGGGGGGCCCTGTGACATCCTCGAGCGCCCGGAACGGGACCGGACGGCGTCCGGTGACCGGGAGCTCCGCGGTGAAGGTGAAGGTGAAGAAGGGGGTGACTCGGACGCGCGGCCTGAGCTTCGAGCGGCGCTACACGACGAAGGGGACGGACCCGCTCGACGAGGTGACGTGGGAGCGTCGGTCGAGCGTGATCAACAACCCGGATGGCTCGGTGGTCTTCAAGATGGAAGGCGCCGAGATCCCCAGCGATTGGTCGCAGCTGGCGACCGACATCGTCGTCAGCAAGTACTTCCGGAAGGCGGGCCTGCACGGGAACAAGGACCTCGGAGAGACGAGCGTCCGGCAGGTCGTGCACCGGCTCGCGAAGACCATCCGTGAAGCGGGTGAGCGTTTCGGTGGCTACTTTTCGAGCACGCGCGAGGCAGACGCCTTCGAGGCCGAGCTGTCGTACCTGCTGGTGAACCAGTACGGCGCGTTCAACTCGCCGGTGTGGTTCAACTGCGGTCTGTTCCAGCGCTACGAGATCACGGGCAGCGGCGGGAATTATGCCGCGAACCTCGACGCGAAGGCGGGGGCGCCCGACGAGATCGTCGAGACGCAGAACGCTTACGAGCGGCCGCAGTGCTCGGCTTGCTTCATCCAGGCCGTGCAGGACGACCTGATGAGCATCTACGAGCTGGTGAAGAGCGAGGCGCGCCTCTTCAAGTACGGCTCGGGGACGGGGACGAACTTCAGCTCGATCCGCGGCAAGCAGGAGAAGCTGTCGGGCGGCGGGACGAGCTCCGGGCTGATGAGTTTCCTCGAGGTGTTCGACCGTGCGGCCGGCGCGACGAAGAGCGGCGGCACGACGCGGCGGGCGGCGAAAATGGTCTGCCTCGACATGGACCACCCGGAGATCGTCGACTTCATCAACTGGAAGGTGCGGGAGGAGAAGAAGGCCCACGCGCTCATCGCCGCGGGCTATTCGTCCGACTTCAACGGCGACGCGTACCACACCATCAGCGGGCAGAACTCGAACAACTCGCTGCGCGTCACCGACGACTTCATGCGCGCCGCGACGACGGGCGGCATCTGGGAGACGCGCTCGCGCACCACGGGCGAGGTGATCGATTCGCTGAACGGCAAGGAGCTGTGGCACATGATCGCCGAGGCGGCGTGGGGCTGCGCAGATCCTGGCGTGCAGTACGACACGACGATCAACAAGTGGCACACCTGCCCGAACACGGGGCGCATCAACGCTTCGAACCCGTGCTCGGAGTACATGTTTCTCGACGACTCGGCCTGCAACCTCTCCAGCCTGAACCTCACGAAGTTCCTGGGCGAGGACGGGACGTTCGACGTCGAGGGCTACCGGCACGCGGTGCGGGTGTTCTTCGTGGCGCAGGAGATCCTGGTCGACTACTCGTCGTACCCGACGAAGCCGATCGCGAAGAACTCGCACGACTACCGCCCCCTCGGGCTCGGCTACGCGAACCTGGGCACGCTGCTCATGCTGCTCGGGCTGCCCTACGATTCGGACGAAGGGCGTGCGGTGGCGGCGTCGCTGACGTCGATCATGTGCGGCCACGCCTACAAGGTGTCCGCGGAGATGGCGGCGACGAAGGGGCCGTTCGCAGGGTTCTCGCGCAACCGGGAACCGATGCTGCGGGTGATGGGGATGCACCGCGAGGCGGCATACGCGATCGATCGCGACCGCTGCCCGGAGGCGCTGTGGCGCGCGGCCTGCGCCGACTGGGACGAGGCGCTGAAGCTGGGGCAGGAGCACGGCTACCGCAACGCGCAGTCGACCGTGCTCGCGCCGACGGGGACCATCGGGCTGCTGATGGACTGCGACACCACGGGCGTCGAGCCGGACTTCTCACTGGTGAAGTTCAAGAAGCTGGCCGGTGGGGGCTACTTCAAGATCGTGAACCAGTCCGTGCCGGAGGCGCTGCGTCGCCTCGGCTACGCAGAGCTCGAGGTGCAGGAGATCGTGGCCTACGTCTCCGGCACGAACACCTTGCTCGCCGCGCCGCACGTCAACCGTGCGTCCTTGAAGGAGCTCGGCCTGACCACGGAGGACCTCGCCAAGGTCGAGGCGACGATCCCGGGCGTGTTCGACCTCGATCTCGCCTTCGGGCCCTGGATCCTCGGCGAGGAGACGTACGACCGACTCGGGGTGACCCGGGATCAGCGGGCGCGCTTCGGGTTCTCGCTCCTCGAGTACCTGGGCTTCACGCGGGCGCAGATCGAGGAGGCCAACGAGACCATCGTCGGTCGGATGACCATCGAGGGCGCGCCTCACCTGCGCGACGAGCACTACGCGGTGTTCGACTGCGCGAACCGTTGCGGGAAGAAGGGCAAGCGGTTCCTCGCGCCCATGTCGCACGTGAAGATGATGGCTGCGGTGCAGCCGTTCCTCTCCGGCGCGATCTCCAAGACGGTGAACCTGCCCAACGATGCGACCGTGGAGGACGTGCAGCGCATCTACGAGGAGGGGTGGCGGCTCGGGCTCAAGGCGGTGGCGCTCTACCGTGATGGGTGCAAGGCGTCGCAGCCGCTGTCGTCGACGAGCGACAGCAAGAAGGCGGACAAGGCCGAGGCCGCGATGCCCGTCGCGAGCTCTCCGGCGGCCGTGGTGGTCTCCCCGCGCTCGGCGCGCGAGGCGGATCGCAGCCGGCTGCGGCTGCCCAAGAAGCGCCGTGGGTTCACCCAGGAGGCGCGGGTCGGTGGGCACAAGATCTACATCCGCACCGGCGAGTACGTGGACGGGTCGCTCGGCGAGATCTTCATCGACCTGCACAAGGAAGGTGCCGCCTTCCGGTCGCTGATGAACTGCTTCGCGATGGCGGTGTCGATCGGTCTCCAGTACGGCGTGCCCCTGGAGACGTTCGTCGAGCAGTACACCTTCACGCGGTTCGAGCCGCAGGGCATCGTCGAGGGGCACGAGTACATCCGGCTCTCGACCTCCATCGTGGACTACATCTTCCGGACGCTCGGGGTGGAGTACCTGGGGCGCTACGATCTGGCGCAGGTGCAGCCGGCCTCCAACGCGATCCAGGATCCTTCCGAGTCCCGCGCGCAGGAGAGCCAGACGCCGGCCTACACGGCAGAAGTGCCGGTGCCGCACGTGGAGCGGAGCGCGAGCGCGCTCGATGCGCAGCTCGAAGACATGATGGGCGACGCCCCGGTCTGCGATGGCTGCGGCCACATCACGGTCCGCAATGGCGCCTGCTACAAATGCCTGAATTGCGGCAATAGCATGGGCTGCAGCTGA
- the thiL gene encoding thiamine-phosphate kinase: MSRHAPTPGSEFARIEIIQRLLGEGVASSEQVLLGIGDDAAALAPVDEPLVWTIDSAVEGIHFRRDLMTLEDAGYRATMAAASDLAAMGARPLGLLAALILPREVSDADVEALVRGQRAACDEVGAPLIGGNLARGMELSITTTALGAAASPLRRDGARAGDELAIAGPVGLSAAGLRLLLQQNPAHEEAILAFRRPRARIAAGLTARGVARAAIDVSDGLASDLGHLTRASRIGAEVQASALLTPALQEAAALLDADPLELALQGGEDYALLVAGPGVGALPGFTRIGRCVAGEPGVVLVDAEGRSTKIVERGFDHFAPDPS; this comes from the coding sequence GTGAGCCGTCACGCGCCGACGCCGGGCTCCGAGTTCGCGCGCATCGAGATCATCCAGCGTCTTCTCGGCGAGGGCGTGGCCTCGTCGGAGCAGGTGCTCCTCGGCATCGGAGACGACGCGGCCGCGCTCGCGCCGGTCGACGAGCCGCTCGTGTGGACCATCGACAGCGCCGTCGAAGGCATCCACTTTCGCCGCGACCTGATGACGCTGGAGGACGCCGGCTACCGCGCGACGATGGCCGCAGCGAGCGACCTGGCCGCCATGGGGGCCCGACCTCTCGGCTTGCTCGCCGCCCTGATTCTCCCCCGCGAGGTGAGTGACGCGGATGTGGAGGCCCTGGTCCGAGGCCAGCGCGCCGCCTGTGACGAGGTGGGGGCGCCGCTCATCGGCGGCAACCTGGCGCGAGGAATGGAGCTGTCGATCACCACCACCGCGCTCGGAGCCGCGGCATCCCCCCTGCGGCGTGACGGGGCGCGCGCGGGCGATGAGCTCGCCATCGCCGGGCCCGTGGGGCTCTCGGCGGCCGGACTGCGCCTCTTGCTCCAGCAGAACCCGGCCCACGAGGAAGCGATCCTCGCCTTTCGTCGACCCCGCGCGCGCATCGCCGCTGGGCTCACCGCGCGTGGCGTGGCGCGGGCGGCCATCGACGTGTCCGACGGTCTCGCTTCCGACCTCGGCCACCTCACCCGGGCCAGCAGGATCGGCGCGGAGGTACAGGCCTCGGCGCTGCTCACGCCAGCACTGCAAGAGGCGGCGGCGCTGCTCGACGCCGATCCGCTCGAACTCGCCCTGCAAGGTGGCGAGGACTATGCGCTGCTGGTCGCAGGGCCAGGTGTGGGAGCGCTGCCCGGCTTCACCCGCATCGGTCGGTGTGTCGCAGGAGAGCCGGGCGTCGTGCTCGTGGATGCCGAGGGACGATCGACGAAGATCGTCGAGCGCGGCTTCGATCACTTCGCGCCCGACCCCTCCTGA
- a CDS encoding sensor histidine kinase has protein sequence MRRDSDGGADEGAEDAPSGPAEASVTQSAGTEAAPESEEAAITLPPPAAAPDVGWIGIGPLALADLVDQEALGELVTSFHKVFGVPLRILAANGAVLAKSTGSAPGEPGGAQYRTQPIEYDQRVIGQIVLGPYLPIDSTSSAPLPRMTELQLDHAAEHLRAVLDSILFSGHRALLTSTMHVASIRESYRELTEKNAELRAAYERLQELDRLKSSFLATVSHELRTPLTSIMGYSEMLAEGIGGPLNVEQREFVQTIRTKSDQLLGLIMSLLDLSKLESGTLAIRRADVTIHEVLSEAASTIAPTAGKKGVELRVTCEPDLPAILGDGDRLRQVFINLLENAVKFTEPGGRVTLNARGLVEDPDELPGLILVAPLRSEIEIRVADTGIGIPESQRMKVFDPFYQIDQSSTREHGGTGLGLSIVKRLIEAHRGSIRIEENHPRGAVFVVTLPTAGSGVSPASSIQIPTARILQ, from the coding sequence ATGAGGCGCGACAGCGACGGCGGGGCTGACGAGGGTGCGGAGGATGCGCCCTCGGGGCCCGCGGAGGCCTCGGTGACGCAGAGCGCAGGCACGGAAGCAGCACCTGAAAGCGAAGAGGCGGCGATCACCCTTCCCCCCCCGGCGGCAGCGCCCGACGTGGGTTGGATCGGCATTGGTCCGCTGGCCCTCGCCGATCTGGTGGACCAGGAGGCGCTGGGAGAACTCGTCACCTCCTTCCACAAGGTCTTCGGGGTCCCGCTGCGCATCCTGGCGGCGAACGGCGCTGTGCTCGCCAAATCGACTGGCAGCGCGCCCGGGGAGCCGGGTGGCGCGCAGTACCGGACGCAGCCCATCGAGTACGACCAGCGGGTCATCGGGCAGATCGTCCTGGGCCCCTACCTCCCGATCGACTCGACCTCGTCCGCGCCACTACCGCGGATGACCGAGCTGCAGCTCGACCACGCGGCGGAGCACCTCCGCGCGGTGCTCGACTCGATTCTGTTCAGCGGGCACCGGGCGCTGCTCACCTCCACGATGCACGTGGCCTCCATCCGCGAGAGCTACCGAGAGCTCACCGAGAAGAACGCCGAACTCAGGGCGGCCTACGAGCGCTTGCAGGAGCTGGATCGGTTGAAGTCGAGCTTCCTGGCAACGGTCTCGCACGAGCTGCGGACACCGCTCACCTCGATCATGGGGTACAGCGAGATGCTGGCCGAGGGGATCGGCGGGCCCCTCAACGTCGAGCAGCGCGAGTTCGTGCAGACGATCCGGACGAAGAGCGATCAGCTCCTCGGCCTGATCATGAGCTTGCTCGACCTGTCGAAGCTCGAGAGCGGCACCCTCGCCATCCGGCGAGCCGACGTGACGATCCACGAGGTGCTCTCGGAGGCGGCCTCCACGATCGCGCCGACCGCCGGCAAGAAGGGCGTCGAACTGCGGGTGACGTGCGAACCCGATCTGCCTGCCATCCTGGGAGATGGCGATCGGCTGCGGCAGGTGTTCATCAACCTGCTCGAGAACGCGGTGAAGTTCACCGAGCCGGGTGGCCGTGTCACCTTGAACGCCCGCGGGCTGGTCGAAGATCCGGACGAGCTGCCGGGCCTGATCCTGGTCGCCCCCCTGCGCAGCGAGATCGAGATCCGCGTCGCCGACACCGGCATCGGCATCCCCGAGAGCCAGCGGATGAAGGTGTTCGATCCCTTCTACCAGATCGATCAGAGCTCGACGCGGGAGCACGGCGGGACCGGGCTCGGCCTGTCGATCGTGAAGCGGCTCATCGAGGCCCACCGCGGCTCGATCCGCATCGAAGAGAACCACCCGCGCGGAGCGGTCTTCGTGGTCACCTTGCCCACCGCCGGCAGCGGAGTCTCCCCCGCGAGCAGCATCCAGATCCCCACCGCGCGCATCCTCCAGTGA
- a CDS encoding GTP-binding protein, which translates to MELDFTAREVQIKLVYYGPALSGKTTNLEALHSAAGADARGRLMTLNTQDDRTLFFDLLPLTFRSKDGDVSLRIKLFTVPGQPMHAATRRLVLKKADGVALIADSRIAATQSNADSFFDLRENLEENGQDLSEMALVIQFNKRDLPEHEIRSDDELEKLAARGREPVYKAIATRGIGTVETFMGLLHLTWEKLDNKNQLSKRMSISGDDLLASAARQLGVTGPVADILAKRMGGNFDRSARIVR; encoded by the coding sequence GTGGAGCTCGATTTCACGGCCCGCGAGGTGCAGATCAAGCTCGTCTATTACGGCCCTGCGCTCAGTGGTAAGACGACGAACCTCGAAGCGCTGCACAGCGCCGCGGGCGCCGACGCCCGCGGCAGGCTGATGACGCTGAACACGCAGGATGATCGAACGCTGTTTTTCGATCTCCTGCCACTGACCTTCCGGTCCAAGGACGGCGACGTCTCGCTGCGCATCAAGCTGTTCACGGTCCCCGGGCAGCCCATGCACGCGGCGACCCGACGGCTGGTGTTGAAGAAGGCGGACGGGGTGGCGCTCATCGCGGACTCGCGCATCGCGGCCACCCAGAGCAACGCCGACTCGTTCTTCGATCTCCGCGAGAACCTGGAGGAGAACGGGCAGGACCTGTCCGAGATGGCGCTGGTCATCCAGTTCAACAAGCGTGACCTGCCAGAGCACGAGATCCGCAGCGACGACGAGCTGGAAAAGCTCGCCGCGCGTGGCCGAGAGCCGGTCTACAAGGCGATCGCCACCCGCGGCATCGGGACTGTAGAGACGTTCATGGGTCTGCTTCACCTCACGTGGGAGAAGCTCGACAACAAGAATCAGCTCTCGAAACGGATGTCGATCTCGGGCGATGATCTGCTCGCGAGCGCGGCACGACAGCTCGGGGTGACCGGCCCGGTGGCCGACATCCTGGCGAAGCGCATGGGCGGTAACTTCGATCGGAGCGCACGGATTGTCCGATGA
- a CDS encoding dynamin family protein, protein MLESFHSRRADVIGALRDLVGFGEAIGARSLAERIRSELVQKLEEDRFHLVVVGEFNHGKSTFVNALLGKPVLPSGVTPTTAVIHHLEYAPEARAEVVYTSGKRAPVPFEEVRSFTVGGEKAAHGGGHEGAHGAAGEGHEEVKHLEVYYPADLLKERVVLVDTPGVNDLSLQRADITYSYIPRSDAVLFLLDAGQPLKESERVFLQEKLLGQSRDKIIFVVTKRDIWDEDEEAEALSYIRGELARLVKVPVVFPVSAERSLEGKVELSGMPELLGHLTTFLAEERGRILLDNALGEGLGGAQLLRKGLDARRRAVQMTQEELSRRIDLLEKDLAGQTRTIEERRSGIREEVAAIRAWVKRDLERFVDDVGRQLPKIIDEAKADEVKVHLGAFLEKTLTEWAQSETKEIADALEALAEKTIALVREDARDVARRLGDTLGMDLRAPNVEVDTFRYDVGVFALLTIGVGVMFTNALLGGLLTLAAPVLAIYVRDKVEAETRKKAKELAPEALKEAATRIGPKLDEMIQEFASRLDAWVVTAGEELHREVIEVLKSARDDRSKAQPGNEQALVDCDKQAEALGGVLSRLESLRSSLWTPAAAAPPPEVPTPAVPGLLGE, encoded by the coding sequence ATGCTCGAATCCTTCCACAGCCGCAGGGCTGACGTCATCGGCGCACTCCGTGATCTCGTGGGCTTCGGCGAGGCCATCGGCGCGCGCAGCCTGGCCGAGCGGATCCGCTCGGAGCTGGTGCAGAAGCTCGAAGAGGATCGCTTCCACCTGGTGGTGGTGGGCGAGTTCAACCACGGTAAGAGCACGTTCGTGAATGCGCTGCTGGGCAAGCCGGTGCTGCCCTCGGGCGTGACGCCGACCACGGCGGTGATCCACCACCTGGAGTACGCCCCCGAGGCGCGGGCCGAGGTGGTCTACACCTCAGGCAAGCGAGCGCCGGTGCCCTTCGAGGAGGTGCGGTCGTTCACGGTGGGCGGGGAGAAGGCCGCGCACGGAGGCGGGCACGAAGGCGCGCACGGGGCGGCGGGTGAGGGCCACGAGGAGGTGAAGCACCTCGAGGTGTACTACCCGGCCGATCTGCTCAAGGAGCGGGTCGTCCTGGTGGACACGCCAGGGGTGAACGACCTGTCGCTGCAGCGCGCAGACATCACCTACAGCTACATCCCGCGCTCGGACGCGGTGCTGTTCCTGCTCGACGCGGGGCAGCCGCTCAAGGAGAGCGAGCGGGTCTTCTTGCAGGAGAAGCTGCTCGGGCAGTCGCGCGACAAGATCATCTTCGTGGTGACGAAGCGCGACATCTGGGACGAGGACGAAGAGGCCGAGGCGCTCTCGTACATCCGGGGGGAGCTCGCGCGGCTGGTGAAGGTGCCGGTGGTGTTCCCGGTGTCGGCAGAGCGGTCGCTGGAGGGGAAGGTCGAGCTGAGCGGAATGCCCGAGCTGCTCGGGCACCTGACGACGTTCCTCGCGGAGGAGCGGGGCCGGATCCTGCTCGACAACGCGCTGGGCGAGGGGCTCGGTGGGGCGCAGCTCCTCCGGAAGGGCCTGGATGCGCGGCGGCGCGCCGTGCAGATGACCCAGGAAGAGCTGAGCCGCCGCATCGACCTGCTGGAGAAGGACCTGGCGGGCCAGACGCGGACGATCGAGGAGCGGAGGAGCGGCATCCGGGAGGAAGTCGCGGCCATCCGGGCGTGGGTGAAGCGCGATCTGGAGCGCTTCGTGGACGATGTGGGGCGGCAACTGCCGAAGATCATCGACGAGGCGAAAGCGGACGAGGTGAAGGTCCACCTGGGGGCGTTCCTGGAGAAGACGCTGACGGAGTGGGCGCAGTCCGAGACCAAGGAGATCGCCGACGCGCTGGAAGCGCTCGCCGAGAAGACCATCGCGCTGGTGCGCGAGGACGCGCGCGACGTGGCCAGGCGGCTGGGCGACACGCTGGGCATGGACCTCCGGGCGCCCAACGTGGAGGTGGACACGTTCCGCTACGACGTCGGGGTGTTCGCGCTGCTCACCATCGGCGTGGGGGTGATGTTCACGAACGCGCTGCTCGGTGGATTGCTCACGCTCGCGGCGCCGGTGCTGGCGATCTACGTGCGGGACAAGGTCGAGGCGGAGACCCGCAAGAAGGCGAAGGAGCTGGCCCCCGAGGCACTCAAGGAGGCAGCGACCCGGATCGGGCCGAAGCTCGACGAGATGATCCAGGAGTTCGCGTCACGGCTGGATGCCTGGGTGGTCACGGCAGGCGAGGAACTCCACCGGGAGGTCATCGAGGTCCTGAAGTCGGCCCGTGACGACCGCTCGAAGGCGCAGCCGGGCAACGAGCAGGCGCTGGTCGACTGCGACAAGCAGGCCGAGGCCCTGGGAGGGGTGCTGAGCCGCCTGGAGTCGCTCCGGAGCAGCCTCTGGACGCCGGCGGCCGCAGCGCCGCCCCCGGAAGTGCCGACGCCGGCGGTGCCTGGCCTGCTCGGGGAGTGA
- a CDS encoding M48 family metallopeptidase has protein sequence MAQVGTLDFKAFVEGRTELSAAMGEGGATAYAYAYDMKTRAAIAKAKPVEHAVTAAVRLLRSTGKAPLLGHSIKVGPNQFPRMHRLAQQCADTLGISTPTLYIVNNPYMNASTYGTNDDSFIMVHSALVDQFSDDELLYVLGHECGHIHNSHVVYLTAMYLLTQMASSFAKWLVEPALLALSSWSRSAEITCDRAGLLCAKNLDVATRSFTRLALGSIKLHDELNVEAFVSQYEEAQASVGRYAELRESHPWLPKRVLALRAFAESELYRRHAGIGGGGIAMQEVDTKVHEIIKIWD, from the coding sequence ATGGCACAGGTCGGGACGCTCGATTTCAAGGCCTTTGTCGAGGGGCGCACCGAGCTCTCCGCCGCCATGGGCGAAGGGGGGGCGACGGCCTACGCCTACGCCTACGATATGAAGACGCGGGCGGCGATCGCGAAGGCGAAGCCCGTGGAGCACGCGGTCACCGCGGCGGTGCGGCTCTTGCGGTCGACGGGGAAGGCGCCGCTTCTGGGCCACAGCATCAAGGTGGGTCCGAACCAGTTCCCGCGGATGCACCGGCTGGCGCAGCAGTGCGCGGACACGCTGGGGATCTCGACGCCCACCCTGTACATCGTGAACAACCCGTACATGAACGCGTCGACGTACGGGACCAACGACGATTCGTTCATCATGGTCCACTCGGCGCTCGTGGATCAGTTCTCGGACGACGAGCTGCTCTACGTGCTCGGGCACGAGTGCGGGCACATCCACAACAGCCACGTGGTGTACCTGACGGCGATGTACCTGCTGACGCAGATGGCGTCGTCGTTCGCAAAGTGGCTCGTGGAGCCGGCGCTCCTGGCGCTGTCGAGCTGGTCGCGGAGCGCGGAGATCACCTGCGATCGGGCCGGGCTCCTGTGCGCGAAGAACCTGGACGTGGCGACGCGGAGCTTCACGCGGCTGGCGCTGGGCTCGATCAAGCTGCACGACGAGCTGAACGTGGAAGCGTTCGTGTCGCAATACGAGGAGGCGCAGGCGAGCGTGGGCCGCTACGCAGAGCTGCGGGAAAGCCACCCGTGGCTGCCGAAGCGGGTGCTGGCGCTCCGTGCGTTCGCCGAGAGCGAGCTGTACCGCAGGCACGCCGGGATCGGCGGCGGCGGCATCGCGATGCAGGAAGTCGACACCAAGGTGCACGAGATCATCAAGATCTGGGACTGA